The following coding sequences lie in one Halorarum halophilum genomic window:
- a CDS encoding SPFH domain-containing protein: MDQPGRAFFRELGRLSAAPAAITRPDAGPSRLAFAALVAVVALLLGVVSPVYAVGFLLAALVLATAVSAVEIVQAYERRALTVFGGYRGLLDPGLHIVPPFVSRTYRFDLRTITIDVPRQEAITRDNSPVTADAVVYVRVVDAKRAFLQVDDYRNATALLAQTTLRAVLGDMELDDTLSRRSEINARIREGLQGPTDDWGVEVEMVEVREVLPTPVVRGAMEEQTSAERRRRAMILEAQGERRAAVESAEGDRVSNVLTAQGEKQASVLEAQGDAVATVLRARAAESMGERAIVDKGLDALVDVGRGESTTFVLPQELTSLVGRYGRRLSGSDVATGRALEGRDFDDEERELLGLDDIGSIVGNGEVETTTVVEGDDASRGR, translated from the coding sequence ATGGACCAACCCGGCCGGGCGTTCTTCCGCGAACTCGGACGGTTGAGCGCCGCCCCCGCGGCCATCACCCGCCCGGACGCCGGCCCGTCCCGCCTGGCGTTCGCGGCCCTCGTCGCGGTCGTCGCCCTCCTCCTCGGCGTCGTCTCGCCCGTCTACGCCGTCGGATTCCTCCTCGCGGCGCTCGTCCTGGCGACCGCCGTCTCCGCGGTCGAGATCGTCCAGGCGTACGAGCGCCGTGCGCTCACCGTGTTCGGCGGCTACCGCGGCCTGCTCGACCCGGGGCTCCACATCGTCCCGCCGTTCGTCTCCCGGACGTACCGCTTCGACCTCCGGACGATCACGATCGACGTGCCCCGACAGGAGGCGATCACCCGCGACAACTCGCCGGTGACCGCCGACGCGGTCGTGTACGTCCGGGTCGTCGACGCGAAACGGGCGTTCCTCCAGGTGGACGACTACCGGAACGCGACCGCGCTGCTCGCCCAGACGACCCTCCGTGCCGTGCTCGGCGACATGGAACTCGACGACACGCTCTCGCGCCGGAGCGAGATCAACGCCCGAATCCGGGAGGGGCTCCAGGGGCCGACCGACGACTGGGGTGTCGAGGTGGAGATGGTCGAGGTGCGCGAGGTGCTCCCCACGCCGGTCGTCCGCGGCGCGATGGAGGAGCAGACCTCCGCCGAGCGCCGCCGCCGTGCGATGATTCTCGAGGCGCAGGGCGAACGCCGCGCGGCCGTCGAGTCCGCCGAGGGCGACCGGGTCTCCAACGTCCTCACGGCGCAGGGGGAGAAGCAGGCGTCCGTGCTGGAGGCGCAGGGCGACGCCGTCGCGACGGTGCTCCGCGCCCGCGCCGCCGAGTCGATGGGCGAGCGCGCCATCGTCGACAAGGGGCTGGACGCGCTCGTCGACGTCGGGCGGGGCGAGTCCACGACGTTCGTCCTCCCGCAGGAGCTCACCTCGCTCGTCGGTCGCTACGGCCGGCGGCTCTCGGGGAGCGACGTGGCCACGGGCCGGGCGCTCGAGGGCCGCGACTTCGACGACGAGGAGCGCGAGCTACTGGGACTGGACGACATCGGAAGCATCGTCGGTAACGGCGAGGTGGAGACGACCACCGTCGTCGAGGGCGACGACGCGTCCCGCGGTCGGTGA
- a CDS encoding glutathione S-transferase N-terminal domain-containing protein produces the protein MLELYQAEGCPHSTEVREALTELGVSYVIHNPRLPGDEGGDVRNELTHRELTEFGGEDQIPFLVDTDREESLYGSDDIVEYVERHYG, from the coding sequence ATGCTCGAACTGTACCAGGCGGAGGGCTGTCCGCACAGCACGGAGGTCCGCGAGGCGCTCACGGAGCTCGGCGTCTCCTACGTCATCCACAACCCCCGACTGCCGGGCGACGAGGGCGGCGACGTGCGCAACGAACTGACCCACCGGGAGCTGACCGAGTTCGGCGGGGAGGACCAGATCCCATTCCTCGTGGACACGGATCGGGAGGAGTCGCTCTACGGGAGCGACGACATCGTGGAGTACGTGGAACGGCACTACGGGTAG
- a CDS encoding 60S ribosomal export protein NMD3 has translation MSDARGSEFCPRCGDPVPERDEPLPGEPRDRDRVLCDACYFEDFELVDAPERVEVLVCASCGAIRRGNRWIDVGARDYTDVAVEEVSESLGVHVKAEDVRWGVEPEQVDPTTIRMHCTFSGVVRGIPVEEAFTVPVRISRGTCERCGRIAGGSYAATVQVRGVDRVPDPAEQREAVEIAESMVASREADGDREAFITEITDQPEGKDVKLSTNKLGKAVATRITEQLGGSYSEAPTLVTEDRDGNEVYRVTFAVRLPKFRPGDVIDPDDGDGPVLVRSVRGNLKGVRLRTGERYEAEFEEGETPDAEKVGEAAEAAETTVVTVEDENAVQVLDPETYEAVTVPNPDFYGGDETVRSLKTDAGLFVLPEDETEE, from the coding sequence ATGAGCGACGCACGCGGGTCCGAGTTCTGTCCGCGCTGTGGCGACCCCGTCCCCGAGCGGGACGAGCCGCTCCCCGGCGAGCCGCGCGACCGCGACCGGGTGCTCTGTGACGCCTGCTACTTCGAGGACTTCGAACTCGTCGACGCGCCCGAACGCGTCGAGGTGCTCGTCTGCGCCAGCTGCGGGGCGATCCGCCGCGGGAACCGCTGGATCGACGTCGGCGCCCGCGACTACACCGACGTCGCCGTCGAGGAGGTGTCCGAGTCGCTGGGCGTCCACGTGAAGGCGGAGGACGTCCGCTGGGGCGTCGAACCCGAGCAGGTCGACCCGACGACCATCCGGATGCACTGCACCTTCTCTGGCGTCGTCCGCGGCATCCCGGTCGAGGAGGCGTTCACCGTGCCAGTGCGGATCTCGCGGGGCACCTGCGAGCGCTGCGGTCGCATCGCCGGCGGATCCTACGCCGCGACGGTGCAGGTCCGCGGGGTCGATCGCGTCCCCGACCCGGCCGAGCAGCGGGAGGCCGTCGAGATCGCCGAGTCGATGGTGGCGAGCCGGGAGGCCGACGGCGACCGCGAGGCGTTCATCACCGAGATCACCGACCAGCCCGAGGGGAAGGACGTCAAGCTCTCGACGAACAAGCTCGGGAAGGCCGTTGCGACCCGGATCACCGAGCAGCTAGGGGGCAGCTACTCCGAGGCGCCGACGCTCGTCACGGAGGACCGCGACGGCAACGAGGTGTACCGGGTCACCTTCGCGGTCCGCCTCCCGAAGTTCCGCCCCGGCGACGTCATCGACCCCGACGACGGCGACGGCCCGGTGCTCGTCAGGTCGGTACGGGGGAACCTGAAGGGCGTCCGGCTCCGGACGGGCGAGCGCTACGAGGCGGAGTTCGAGGAGGGCGAGACGCCCGACGCCGAGAAGGTCGGCGAGGCGGCCGAGGCCGCGGAGACGACCGTCGTCACCGTCGAGGACGAGAACGCTGTGCAGGTGCTCGACCCGGAGACGTACGAGGCGGTCACCGTCCCGAACCCCGACTTCTACGGCGGGGACGAGACGGTCCGGTCCCTGAAGACCGACGCGGGACTGTTCGTGCTCCCGGAGGACGAGACGGAGGAGTGA
- a CDS encoding DUF7344 domain-containing protein, which translates to MEDRDSDSLFGALADPRRRRICWHMARTGDSVVTLEELAAAIDPGERRESSPPAAETGSLTNVRAGLYHVHLPKLDEAAVVEYTPDSGEVRTGMAFPIALDLLRAVEPLEYAPDTDLDGEFER; encoded by the coding sequence ATGGAGGACCGAGATTCCGATTCGCTCTTCGGCGCGTTAGCCGACCCCCGGCGTCGACGGATCTGCTGGCACATGGCACGTACCGGTGACTCCGTCGTGACGCTCGAGGAACTGGCGGCGGCGATCGATCCGGGCGAACGACGCGAGTCCTCCCCACCAGCCGCCGAAACGGGGTCCCTGACGAACGTCCGGGCCGGACTCTACCACGTCCACCTGCCGAAGCTCGACGAGGCGGCCGTCGTCGAGTACACGCCCGACAGCGGGGAGGTTCGAACCGGCATGGCGTTCCCCATCGCGCTCGACCTCCTCCGAGCGGTCGAACCCCTCGAGTACGCCCCCGACACGGACCTGGACGGCGAGTTCGAGCGGTAG
- a CDS encoding helix-turn-helix domain-containing protein has protein sequence MLIVEFSTDMALGKHALKRAPGMVIRNEEEYIHGGGGDFIFWAEGGDFEAFEAGLEADPTVTDPKQMTETDTRRLYRATATVEAIENTTMPVWSDLDVVLLEAEGTHEGWTVRMRFPTRETLDRYRCAHRERDLPFRLRAIYRESAADSVGESGVTESQREALLAAYEAGYYDVPRTARQTDVAASLGISSQSLSERLRRGTAALVESTLT, from the coding sequence ATGCTCATCGTGGAGTTCTCGACCGACATGGCCCTCGGAAAGCACGCCCTGAAGCGAGCGCCCGGGATGGTGATCCGGAACGAGGAGGAGTACATCCACGGCGGCGGCGGCGACTTCATCTTCTGGGCGGAGGGTGGCGACTTCGAGGCGTTCGAGGCGGGCCTCGAGGCCGACCCGACCGTGACCGACCCGAAGCAGATGACCGAGACGGACACGCGACGGCTGTATCGGGCGACGGCCACCGTGGAGGCGATCGAGAACACGACGATGCCCGTGTGGAGCGACCTCGACGTCGTCCTCCTCGAGGCCGAGGGTACGCACGAGGGCTGGACGGTCCGAATGCGCTTTCCGACCCGGGAGACGCTCGACCGCTACCGGTGTGCCCACCGGGAGCGCGACCTCCCCTTCCGACTGCGGGCGATCTACCGCGAGTCGGCCGCGGACAGCGTCGGGGAGTCGGGGGTGACGGAGTCCCAGCGCGAGGCGCTGCTCGCGGCCTACGAGGCGGGCTACTACGACGTCCCGCGGACCGCGCGCCAGACCGACGTCGCGGCGTCGCTGGGGATCTCCTCGCAGTCGCTCTCGGAACGGCTCCGGCGGGGGACCGCCGCGCTGGTCGAGTCGACGCTGACGTGA
- a CDS encoding helicase C-terminal domain-containing protein, with protein sequence MDPERILASFPAPSFRGAQQAALEDIRDAFAAGNDVVLVRAPTGSGKSLLARSVAGAARTVEEASPSQPTGAYYTTPQVSQLDDVAEDDLLEDLNVIRGKSNYTCILPHEETTPVNRAPCARQRGYDCSVKHRCPYYSDRAIASNRPIAAMTLAYFMQTAGSEVFRKRDVVVVDEAHGLAEWAEMYATIELKPRTVPVWDDITVPDVDNHEVGPVERTARFADQLVGVCERAKDDLLAKGDLTPEEAARRDRLQELRSELKWFLEDYRDRDSATTWVVDQPDGEGGELAIKPLDPEKYLKHTVWDRGNKFCLLSATILNKDAFCRQVGLKSDRVALVDVEHTFPVENRPLYDATQGKMTFEHRSETVPKIARLCLRLMAKHPDEKGLVHAHSYAIAGQLAEKFGEFGVRARVRTHEREDRDMQLEEWKASSDPEVFVSVKMEEALDLKGDLCRWQVLCKAPYLNTGDSRVARRLEEGQWAWYHRAALRTVIQGCGRVVRAPDDYGATYLADSSLLDLFERAEHDTPPWFREQVDRMTEPDLPEFDPAAALAGMDAEPGPSSGRGGRGGRGESRGGSTSRSVGNAASGPASSGSAGGAAGSGGSGSSAGSGGDDDPMAGHPLSDVWGE encoded by the coding sequence GTGGACCCCGAGCGAATCCTCGCGTCGTTCCCCGCGCCCTCCTTCCGCGGCGCCCAGCAGGCCGCCCTGGAGGACATCCGCGACGCCTTCGCCGCCGGCAACGACGTCGTCTTGGTACGCGCGCCGACCGGGAGCGGGAAGTCGCTCCTCGCGCGCTCGGTCGCCGGCGCGGCCCGGACCGTCGAGGAGGCCAGCCCCTCGCAGCCGACCGGCGCCTACTACACGACGCCGCAGGTGTCCCAGCTCGACGACGTCGCCGAGGACGACCTGCTGGAGGACCTCAACGTCATCCGCGGGAAATCGAACTACACCTGCATCCTCCCCCACGAGGAGACGACGCCGGTCAACCGGGCGCCCTGCGCCCGCCAGCGCGGCTACGACTGCTCGGTGAAGCACCGCTGTCCGTACTACTCCGACCGCGCCATCGCCTCCAACCGCCCCATCGCGGCGATGACGCTGGCGTACTTCATGCAGACCGCCGGCTCCGAGGTGTTCCGCAAGCGCGACGTGGTCGTCGTCGACGAGGCCCACGGGCTCGCCGAGTGGGCAGAGATGTACGCGACCATCGAACTGAAGCCCCGCACCGTGCCCGTCTGGGACGACATCACGGTGCCCGACGTGGACAACCACGAGGTCGGGCCGGTCGAGCGCACCGCGAGGTTCGCCGACCAGCTCGTCGGCGTCTGCGAGCGCGCGAAGGACGACCTGCTCGCGAAGGGGGACCTGACCCCCGAGGAGGCCGCCCGGCGGGACCGGCTCCAGGAGCTCCGCTCGGAGCTGAAGTGGTTCCTCGAGGACTACCGCGACCGCGACTCGGCGACGACCTGGGTCGTCGACCAGCCCGACGGCGAGGGCGGCGAGCTAGCGATCAAGCCCCTCGACCCCGAGAAGTACCTGAAACACACCGTCTGGGACCGCGGGAACAAGTTCTGTCTGCTCTCGGCGACCATCCTCAACAAGGACGCGTTCTGCCGGCAGGTCGGGCTGAAATCGGACCGCGTCGCGCTCGTCGACGTCGAGCACACGTTCCCGGTCGAGAACCGGCCGCTATACGACGCGACCCAGGGGAAGATGACGTTCGAGCACCGGAGCGAGACGGTGCCCAAGATCGCCCGGCTCTGCCTCCGCCTGATGGCGAAACACCCCGACGAGAAGGGGCTCGTCCACGCCCACAGCTACGCCATCGCCGGCCAGCTGGCCGAGAAGTTCGGCGAGTTCGGCGTGCGGGCCCGCGTTCGGACCCACGAGCGCGAGGACCGCGACATGCAACTGGAGGAGTGGAAGGCCAGTTCGGACCCGGAGGTGTTCGTCTCCGTGAAGATGGAGGAGGCGCTGGACCTGAAGGGCGACCTCTGCCGGTGGCAGGTGCTGTGCAAGGCGCCGTACCTCAACACGGGCGACTCGCGGGTCGCCCGCCGCCTGGAGGAGGGCCAGTGGGCGTGGTACCACCGCGCCGCCCTCCGGACGGTCATCCAGGGCTGCGGCCGCGTCGTCCGCGCCCCGGACGACTACGGCGCCACCTACCTCGCCGACTCCAGCCTGCTCGACCTGTTCGAGCGCGCCGAGCACGACACGCCGCCGTGGTTCCGCGAGCAGGTCGACCGGATGACCGAACCCGACCTGCCGGAGTTCGACCCGGCGGCCGCGCTCGCCGGCATGGACGCCGAACCGGGGCCGTCGAGCGGGCGGGGCGGGCGAGGCGGCCGCGGTGAATCCCGTGGCGGGTCGACGTCGCGGTCCGTCGGGAACGCCGCGTCCGGGCCCGCGAGTAGCGGGTCCGCCGGAGGCGCCGCCGGATCGGGCGGGAGTGGCTCCAGCGCGGGGAGCGGCGGCGACGACGACCCGATGGCGGGCCACCCGCTCTCGGACGTGTGGGGCGAGTAG
- a CDS encoding DUF7561 family protein, protein MAKRSCDGCGRRVRVGGGIGDLWSFETGSTDGLTLELADGTEHFLCYDCIDRLPDDEEVTAGDIAALGEGGE, encoded by the coding sequence ATGGCGAAACGGTCCTGTGACGGCTGCGGCCGGCGGGTTCGGGTCGGCGGCGGCATCGGCGACCTCTGGTCGTTCGAGACGGGGAGCACCGACGGCCTGACGCTGGAGCTGGCGGACGGGACCGAACACTTCCTCTGTTACGACTGCATCGACCGGTTGCCGGACGACGAGGAGGTCACGGCGGGGGACATCGCGGCGCTGGGTGAGGGCGGGGAGTAG
- a CDS encoding YkgJ family cysteine cluster protein: MELNCEGCAGCCVDWRPLGGAPDHERQGRYRALDATYNLVPITRDEVWDFLDAGYGDALAPRLFSADDPERAVTVDGHAVAAMGDRPLFLVGLRKPPKPVAPFDGDRMWLDTCAFLDPETLQCRIHEDDLYPEACGTYPGQNLALDQDTECERVERAHGEPGERLRDRSVPEDLPPPAFGPQALGSTVFAYPDPADLDGVVARLEAGESTPEDRALFVGAAAGSAPGMPEVNEARAERAHERALEADSWVGRAAEEWTQAARAAGDRGAPATDAPDPEQVEEARGAPPTPGWDALRED; the protein is encoded by the coding sequence GTGGAACTGAACTGCGAGGGCTGCGCGGGCTGCTGTGTCGACTGGCGTCCGCTCGGTGGCGCCCCGGACCACGAGCGGCAGGGCCGGTACCGCGCGCTCGACGCCACCTACAACCTCGTCCCGATCACCCGCGACGAGGTCTGGGACTTCCTCGACGCCGGCTACGGCGACGCGCTCGCCCCGCGACTGTTCTCCGCGGACGACCCCGAGCGCGCCGTCACGGTCGACGGCCACGCGGTCGCCGCGATGGGCGACCGACCCCTCTTCCTCGTCGGCCTCCGCAAACCTCCGAAACCGGTCGCGCCGTTCGACGGCGACCGGATGTGGCTCGACACCTGCGCCTTCCTCGACCCCGAGACGCTCCAGTGCCGCATCCACGAGGACGACCTCTACCCGGAGGCGTGCGGCACCTACCCCGGCCAGAACCTCGCGCTCGACCAGGACACTGAGTGCGAACGGGTCGAGCGCGCCCACGGCGAACCCGGCGAGCGGCTCCGCGACCGCTCGGTTCCCGAGGACCTCCCGCCGCCGGCGTTCGGCCCGCAGGCGCTCGGCTCGACCGTGTTCGCCTACCCCGACCCCGCGGACCTCGACGGCGTCGTCGCCCGCCTCGAAGCCGGCGAGTCGACCCCCGAGGACCGGGCGCTGTTCGTCGGCGCCGCCGCCGGCTCCGCGCCGGGGATGCCAGAGGTGAACGAGGCCCGGGCCGAACGAGCCCACGAGCGGGCGCTCGAGGCTGATTCCTGGGTCGGCAGGGCGGCGGAAGAGTGGACACAGGCGGCCCGTGCGGCGGGCGACCGCGGCGCCCCGGCGACCGACGCGCCCGACCCGGAGCAGGTGGAGGAGGCCCGCGGCGCCCCGCCGACGCCGGGCTGGGACGCCCTGCGCGAGGACTGA
- a CDS encoding NAD(P)H-binding protein, which produces MRVLVTGATGFVGSRLVPQLLAAGHEITVLVRDAADYDAPEGVRVLEGDLLEPGSVRLLAGPGETSGQPLGRLLAALDVEAAYYLVHSMRAGADVAERDRDAARTFAAAADEAGVDRVVYLGGLGEAGEESELPRSLAARREVESALADGEYDLTTLRTGLVVGEGGAGFEMLRQLAARHSLIVAPRWVRTECRPIAIDDVVAYLVGVLDAADTAGGSYEIGGPETASYGEILRRTREELGGRLYAIPVPVFSPRLSSSWVALATDVDASVVRPLVDGLRAPMVVTDDDIREHVPVPLTPVDEALREALGGTREGDPVEAPTAVAED; this is translated from the coding sequence ATGCGCGTCCTCGTCACCGGCGCGACCGGCTTCGTCGGGAGCCGGCTCGTGCCCCAACTGCTCGCGGCGGGCCACGAGATCACGGTCCTCGTCCGCGACGCCGCCGACTACGACGCCCCGGAGGGCGTCAGGGTCCTCGAGGGCGACCTGCTCGAACCCGGCTCGGTCCGCCTCCTCGCCGGTCCCGGCGAGACGTCCGGCCAGCCGCTCGGTCGCCTGCTCGCCGCGCTCGACGTCGAGGCGGCCTACTACCTCGTCCACTCGATGCGGGCCGGCGCGGACGTCGCCGAACGGGACCGGGACGCCGCCCGCACGTTCGCCGCCGCGGCGGACGAGGCCGGCGTCGACCGCGTCGTCTACCTCGGCGGCCTCGGCGAGGCGGGCGAGGAGAGTGAACTCCCCCGGAGCCTCGCCGCCCGCCGCGAGGTCGAGTCCGCCCTCGCGGACGGGGAGTACGACCTCACGACGCTCCGGACGGGCCTCGTCGTCGGCGAGGGGGGCGCCGGTTTCGAGATGCTCCGCCAGCTCGCAGCCCGCCACTCGCTGATCGTCGCCCCGCGCTGGGTCCGCACGGAGTGTCGGCCCATCGCCATCGACGACGTGGTCGCCTACCTCGTCGGGGTGCTCGACGCCGCCGACACCGCCGGCGGGAGCTACGAGATCGGCGGCCCCGAGACGGCGAGCTACGGGGAGATCCTGCGCCGCACGAGGGAGGAACTCGGCGGCCGGCTGTACGCGATCCCGGTCCCGGTCTTCTCCCCGCGGCTCTCCTCCTCCTGGGTCGCGCTCGCCACCGACGTCGACGCGTCGGTCGTCCGGCCCCTCGTCGACGGGTTACGCGCGCCGATGGTCGTCACGGACGACGACATCCGCGAGCACGTCCCGGTGCCGCTGACGCCGGTCGACGAGGCGCTCCGCGAGGCGCTCGGCGGGACCAGGGAAGGGGATCCCGTCGAGGCACCCACCGCTGTAGCGGAGGACTGA
- a CDS encoding DUF5786 family protein: MSMGAYDEDEHERREQKAQVDTEFAEERSEYRGELSYDSGESAEALLDQFRKMKGE; encoded by the coding sequence ATGTCGATGGGTGCTTACGACGAGGACGAACACGAGCGACGCGAGCAGAAAGCGCAAGTGGACACCGAGTTCGCCGAGGAGCGCAGCGAGTATCGCGGCGAACTCTCCTACGACTCCGGCGAGTCCGCGGAGGCGCTCCTCGACCAGTTCCGGAAGATGAAGGGCGAGTAG
- a CDS encoding DUF5784 family protein yields the protein MARPLRFRYAPGSWTRARVESDIYRPLDSNLGATMDGPWFKPPSGYEAVRFDMDDGSLALFCWTDDDEGPEGADGGGPAAYWLGNTETPSSLWRTDKYAFEAAPYPVRRWAEKELLAGLHEEEPWLADYPHVSWYFLTVFCSKDGAGTTRRFFRDHASGFPDATRDDALAFYEEFLSTGVLDDYREEMAGKLGTSEYFDETRMTATMGEFDVARLLTLADYDIVPEIEVTTDHVIDYRAERPDGTSTLVEVTRPVAPNRRSTSNPAAAVRDTVETKTSGQLEAHGGGITLFVDCSSFPDDDWAAVRGERPDVGHRPAVVFRSRPDGRTEAYSKGSVPLELDDALEWV from the coding sequence GTGGCTCGCCCCCTTCGGTTCCGGTACGCCCCCGGCTCGTGGACCCGTGCGCGCGTCGAGTCGGACATCTACCGCCCGCTCGACTCCAACCTCGGGGCGACGATGGACGGCCCGTGGTTCAAACCGCCGTCGGGCTACGAGGCGGTCCGATTCGACATGGACGACGGGAGCCTCGCGCTGTTCTGCTGGACCGACGACGACGAGGGGCCGGAAGGCGCCGACGGCGGCGGTCCGGCCGCCTACTGGCTCGGCAACACCGAGACGCCGTCGAGCCTGTGGCGGACCGACAAGTACGCGTTCGAGGCCGCGCCGTACCCCGTTCGCCGGTGGGCCGAGAAGGAACTGCTCGCCGGCCTCCACGAGGAGGAGCCGTGGCTGGCCGACTACCCGCACGTCTCGTGGTACTTCCTCACCGTGTTCTGCTCGAAGGACGGCGCGGGGACGACCCGGCGGTTCTTCCGCGACCACGCGTCCGGGTTCCCGGACGCGACCCGCGACGACGCGCTCGCCTTCTACGAGGAGTTCCTCTCGACGGGCGTGCTCGACGACTACCGCGAGGAGATGGCCGGCAAGCTCGGCACCTCGGAGTACTTCGACGAGACGCGGATGACCGCGACGATGGGCGAGTTCGACGTGGCCCGCCTGCTGACCCTCGCGGACTACGACATCGTCCCCGAGATCGAGGTGACGACGGACCACGTCATCGACTACCGGGCCGAGCGCCCCGACGGCACCTCGACGCTCGTCGAGGTGACCCGGCCGGTCGCGCCGAACCGCCGGAGCACGAGCAACCCGGCGGCCGCCGTCCGCGACACGGTCGAGACGAAGACCTCCGGCCAGCTGGAGGCTCACGGCGGCGGGATCACGCTGTTCGTGGACTGCTCGTCGTTCCCGGACGACGACTGGGCGGCGGTGCGGGGCGAGCGCCCCGACGTCGGGCACCGGCCGGCAGTCGTGTTCCGGAGCCGTCCGGACGGTCGGACGGAGGCGTACAGCAAAGGGAGCGTCCCGCTGGAACTCGACGACGCGCTCGAGTGGGTGTAA
- a CDS encoding glycosyltransferase family 4 protein — MQVLNLVTSPDAEFYRLQVRALERQGIDETTLGVPGEQRFTDDGVDDRSVLDYLRYYPQVLRESFDSYDLVHANYGLTAPAAIGQPNLPVVLTLWGTDLMGKYGRLGRLCARRADAVIVMSERMAETLPIDCHVIPHGVDLEQFRPFPQRPAREAIGWRHDASHVLFPYPEQRPVKDYPRAERVVEAARERYGGDIDLQTLYGVPHERMPLYMNAADALLLTSRREGSPNSVKEAMACDLPVVATDVGDVRTRLAGVDGSHVCRADGELVDGLVDVLERGEPSTGREAIAPLGLEQMGERIRAVYESVLDTRAEPQTGAAPTRNPVSSR; from the coding sequence ATGCAGGTACTCAACCTCGTCACGAGCCCGGACGCGGAGTTCTACCGACTGCAGGTGAGGGCTCTCGAACGGCAGGGCATCGATGAGACGACGCTCGGGGTCCCTGGCGAACAGCGGTTCACGGACGACGGGGTCGATGACCGGTCGGTGCTCGACTACCTTCGGTACTACCCACAGGTGCTGCGGGAATCGTTCGACTCCTACGACCTCGTCCACGCCAACTACGGGCTGACGGCGCCGGCAGCGATCGGACAGCCGAACCTGCCGGTGGTGCTCACGCTCTGGGGGACGGACCTGATGGGGAAGTACGGCCGACTCGGTCGCCTCTGTGCCCGCCGCGCCGACGCGGTCATCGTGATGAGCGAGCGGATGGCCGAGACGCTCCCGATCGACTGTCACGTCATCCCCCATGGGGTCGACCTGGAGCAGTTCCGGCCGTTTCCCCAGCGACCGGCACGCGAGGCGATCGGCTGGCGCCACGACGCGAGCCACGTCCTGTTCCCCTACCCGGAGCAGCGACCGGTGAAGGACTACCCCCGTGCCGAGCGCGTCGTCGAGGCGGCCCGCGAGCGGTACGGGGGCGATATCGACCTGCAGACCCTGTACGGCGTCCCCCACGAGCGGATGCCGCTGTACATGAACGCCGCCGACGCGCTCCTGTTAACCTCCAGGCGTGAGGGGTCGCCCAACTCGGTGAAGGAGGCGATGGCGTGCGACCTCCCGGTCGTCGCGACCGACGTCGGCGACGTGCGCACGCGTCTGGCGGGAGTCGACGGCTCCCACGTCTGCCGGGCCGACGGGGAACTCGTCGACGGACTCGTCGACGTTCTGGAACGAGGGGAACCGTCCACCGGCCGCGAGGCGATCGCCCCGCTCGGGTTGGAGCAGATGGGCGAGCGAATCCGGGCGGTGTACGAGTCCGTGCTCGACACCCGTGCGGAACCGCAGACGGGAGCGGCCCCTACACGGAATCCGGTGTCCAGTCGCTAG
- a CDS encoding DUF5789 family protein, whose protein sequence is MRLNGTGELLSGHEYPATSGELIDAYGDTLIEHQDGSESLGAVLGRTGAETFDSANEAYETLQAGVGHEAVGRRYYSDRDAPSVGENGPDPVSF, encoded by the coding sequence ATGCGCCTGAACGGAACCGGAGAACTCCTGAGCGGCCACGAGTACCCCGCAACGAGCGGCGAACTCATCGACGCGTACGGCGACACCCTAATCGAACACCAGGACGGCTCGGAGTCGCTCGGCGCGGTGCTCGGCCGCACGGGGGCCGAGACGTTCGACTCGGCGAACGAGGCGTACGAGACGCTCCAGGCTGGCGTCGGCCACGAGGCGGTCGGCCGTCGGTACTACAGCGACCGCGACGCCCCGTCGGTCGGGGAGAACGGTCCCGACCCGGTCTCGTTCTAG